The nucleotide sequence GTACGACCACCTTCACGGATAGCAAAGCGCAAGCCTTCTTCCATCGCGATGGGGTTGATCAACTTCACGGTGATGGAGACGTTGTCACCAGGCATCACCATTTCTTTGCCTTCTGGCAACTCGATCGCACCTGTCACGTCCGTTGTGCGGAAGTAGAACTGTGGGCGGTAGTTGTTGAAGAAAGGTGTGTGGCGTCCGCCTTCGTCCTTGGACAAAACGTAGATTTCGCCTGTGAAGTGTGTATGTGGCTTGATGGAGCCGGGTTTGCACAACACTTGACCGCGTTGAACGTCTTCACGCTTTGTGCCGCGCAACAAGATACCGACGTTGTCACCAGCTTGACCTTGGTCGAGCAACTTGCGGAACATTTCCACGCCGGTGCAGGTTGTCTTTTGTGTGTCAGCGATACCAACGATTTCGATTTCTTCGCCGACCTTGACGATACCGCGCTCAACGCGACCCGTCACCACGGTACCACGACCGGAGATGGAGAACACGTCTTCCACAGGCATCAAGAATGCACCGTCCACTGCGCGCTCTGGCAGGGGGATGTAAGTGTCCAAGGCATCAGCCAGTTTCATGATGGCTTCTTCACCCAACGCACCCTTGTCGCCTTCCATAGCCAATTTTGCAGAGCCGTGGATGATAGGTGTGTCGTCGCCTGGGAAGTCGTACTTGGACAACAGTTCGCGAACTTCCATCTCGACCAGTTCCAACAACTCAGCATCATCGACCATGTCGCACTTGTTCAAGAACACGATGATGTAAGGAACGCCCACTTGGCGAGCCAACAAGATGTGTTCACGTGTTTGGGGCATTGGGCCGTCAGCTGCGGAACAAACCAAGATCGCGCCGTCCATTTGAGCCGCGCCAGTGATCATGTTCTTCACATAGTCAGCGTGTCCAGGGCAGTCCACGTGGGCGTAGTGGCGGTTAGCGGTTTCGTATTCAACGTGAGCGGTATTGATGGTAATACCGCGCGCTTTTTCTTCAGGTGCCGCATCGATTTGGTCGTAAGCCTTCGCTTGCCCGCCAAACTTTGACGCCAACACGGTAGTGATCGCCGCTGTCAGCGTTGTCTTACCGTGGTCAACGTGACCAATAGTGCCCACGTTCACGTGGGGCTTGGTACGCGTGAATTTTTCTTTTCCCATTTTTCAATTCTCCAAAGAGCTTATTCCCGTGTATTGGTTTAATGTTTGCACGATATTGCTGGTTCGCCCCGCACGGGAAACAGGGCGGCACACCGTCGCAGACAACTTCAAATTACTTCGCGCGTGCAGCCATGATGGCTTCGGATACGTTACGCGGGGCTTCCGCGTAATGTTTGAATTCCATCGTATAGGTTGCACGACCTTGCGACATAGAGCGCAGGGTGGTGGAATAGCCGAACATTTCAGACAGGGGTACTTCCGCCTTAATAGCTTTGCCGCCACCCATCATGTCGTCCATACCTTGCACCATGCCACGGCGTGAGGACAAGTCGCCCATCACGTTACCAGCGTAGTCTTCAGGCGTTTCCACTTCCACGGCCATCATGGGCTCCAGGATGACGGGGTTCGCTTTACGGCAGCCTTCTTTGAATCCAAAGATCGCGGCCATCTTGAACGCCAGTTCATTGGAGTCAACGTCATGGTAAGAACCGAAGTGCAACGTCACCTTGACGTCAACCACGGGATAGCCAGCCAGTACGCCTTGCGTCACAGCTTCCAGGAAGCCTTTTTCTACCGCTGGAATGAATTCGCGCGGAACCACACCACCCTTGATCGCATCCACGAATTCGTTGCCCTTACCGGCTTCATTGGGTTCGATCTTGAGAACCACGTGGCCGTACTGCCCCTTACCACCGGACTGGCGCACGAACTTGCCTTCGGCATCTTCCACAGTCTTGCGAATGGTTTCGCGGTAGGCGACTTGGGGCTTGCCCACGTTCGCTTCCACGCCGAACTCGCGCTTCATGCGGTCAACAATAATTTCCAAATGCAATTCGCCTTGGCCGCCAATAATGGTTTGACCAGATTCTTCGTCAGTTTGGACACGGAATGATGGATCTTCAGCAGCCAGACGGTTCAGGGCAATGCCCATCTTTTCTTGGTCAGCCTTGGTCTTTGGCTCCACCGCTTGGCGAATCACGGAATCAGGGAACACCATACGTTCGAGCGTGATCACAGCAGCTGGATCGCACAAAGTTTCACCTGTGGTGACGTCTTTCAAACCAACGCAGGCAGCAATGTCGCCGGCACGGATTTCATCCACTTCTTCGCGGTTGTTTGCGTGCATTTGCACGATACGGCCGATACGCTCTTTCTTGCCACGCACCGCGTTGTAAACGGTGTCGCCCTTTTTCAGAACGCCGGAATACACACGCACGAAAGTCAACTGACCGACAAACGGGTCAGTCATCAATTTGAATGCCAATGCAGCAAATTTTTCGCTATCGTCGGCTTTACGTGTTGTTTCTTTTTCGTCTTCATCAAAGCCCTTGATCGCTTTCACGTCCAAAGGAGAGGGCATGAGTTCGATCACGGCGTCCAACATGCGTTGCACACCCTTGTTCTTGAACGCGGTGCCACACAACATAGGCTGGATTTCGCCTGCAATCGTGCGTGCACGCAAACCCGCAGTGATTTCTTCTTCAGTCAAGTCACCTTCTTCGAGGTACTTGTTCATCAACTCTTCGGTGGCTTCAGCAGCAGCTTCCACCATCTTTTCGCGCCACTCTTTGGCGGTCGCCAAGAGTTCCGCAGGGATTTCTTCGAAGGTGAACTTCATACCTTGGGAAGCTTCGTCCCAAATGATGGCCTTCATCTTGCGCAAATCGACCACGCCGGTGAAGTTTTCTTCAGCGCCGATTGGAATAACGACAGGAACGGGAGATGCGCGCAAACGCAATTTCATCTGCTCCACGACCTTGAAGAAGTTGGCACCGGTGCGGTCCATCTTGTTCACAAAAGCTAAACGTGGAACCTTGTACTTGTTTGCCTGACGCCACACGGTTTCAGACTGAGGCTGCACGCCACCCACTGCGCAGTACACCATGCAAGCGCCGTCCAACACGCGCATGGAGCGCTCTACTTCAATCGTGAAGTCAACGTGTCCGGGGGTGTCAATGATGTTGATACGGTGCTCTGGGAAAGATGCATCCATGCCCTTCCAGAAGCAAGTGGTGGCAGCGGAAGTGATCGTGATACCGCGCTCTTGCTCTTGTTCCATCCAGTCCATGGTAGCCGCGCCATCATGCACTTCACCAATTTTGTGGTTTACGCCTGTGTAAAAAAGAATACGCTCGGTCGTGGTAGTTTTGCCAGCGTCGATGTGCGCAGAGATACCGATGTTGCGGTAGCGCTCAATGGGGGTAGTGCGAGCCATGATGGATCCTTGATTGATCTGTGTCTTTGAAACGCCACCCGCACAACGCGGCGCAGCGCAACCTTCAAATTAAACAAAACCCACTTGGCGAATGTGCGAAAGCAAATCACCAAATGGGCTTTTGCCGCACACAAGCCATGTGCGGCAGCGTGCTTTAGAAGCGGAAGTGCGAGAAAGCCTTGTTGGCTTCAGCCATACGGTGAACTTCATCACGCTTCTTCATGGCGCCGCCACGGCCTTCGGTTGCTTCGAGCAACTCGTTAGCCAAGCGTTGAGCCATGGACTTTTCACCGCGCTTACGCGCAGCTTCTTTAATCCAGCGCATGGACAAAGCCAAACGACGGACAGGGCGCACTTCAACTGGCACCTGGTAGTTAGCACCACCAACGCGGCGGGACTTCACTTCGACCATGGGCTTCACATTGTTGATAGCAACAGTGAAAGCTTCGACTGGGTCTTTATCAGGGTGCTTTTTAGCGATCAGTTCGATAGCACCGTAAATGATGCGTTCTGCAACCGCTTTTTTGCCGCCTTCCATGATCACGTTCATGAATTTGGACAGCTCTACATTGCCGAACTTTGGATCCGGCAGAATTTCACGTTTAGGGACTTCGCGACGACGTGGCATTTTTTCACCTCTTTGCTTCAGTTGGCATCTTATTCAGACACCGGGAGAGTTAACTAATAAGACTCTCACTTACTCGACCCAAACAGCGGGTCACTTCGTTCATCTACTGCGCCACGCAGCAAACAAACACCTTGTATTCAAACGAACGAATGGCTTATTTAGCCTTTGGACGCTTTGCACCGTATTTGGAACGTGACTGCTTGCGATCTTTCACGCCTTGCAAGTCGAGCGAACCGCGCACGATGTGGTAACGCACACCTGGCAAATCCTTGACACGACCGCCGCGAACCAGCACAACGCTGTGTTCTTGCAAGTTGTGGCCTTCACCGCCGATGTAGGAGATCACCTCAAAACCGTTGGTCAAGCGCACTTTGGCAACTTTACGCAGAGCGGAGTTAGGTTTCTTAGGCGTTGTGGTGTACACACGGGTGCACACACCACGACGCTGTGGAGAGTTTTGCATCGCAGGGCTCTTGGACTTGATCGTTTCGACCTCGCGCCCCTGACGTACTAATTGGTTAATGGTTGGCATTGAAAACGTCCCTAAACGTTTGATAACTAAAAAACTACGAAAACGTGAATCCCTTCGGAATTTCCGAAAAGCCTTCTAATGTAGCAGAGCAAGGGTTTTCACGCAAGCATGGGTCGCGTAACTTATCGAATCCAAAGGCGCATGGCGTCCCACGCACGGCCAACAACACCTGCTTGTTCAATACCGTCAAGGGCGACCAGCGGGACTTCAGCCACGGATTGCTCGCCCGACAGTACACGTAGAGTTGCTACTACCGCGCCCTTCGCGATAGGTGCTACCAATGGGTCAGCGCGCACCACTTGGGTTTTGAGCTTCACTGAGGAACCGCTGGGAACTGCAATGACGATAGGCTGTGTGCGGCCCAGTTTGACCGTAGACGCCAGTCCTTTCCAGACGTTGGGGGTCACCACAGCCTGACCTGCATCGTACAACTTGACCATTTCAAACGCCGTAAAACCCCAGTTCAGAAGCTTTTGCGATTCATTAGCCCGTGCATTTTCACTTTCAGCGCCCAAAACTATGGACAACAAGCGGCGAGTTCCACTGGAAGGCGCTGGAACAGCACCTTCTGCCGCCAACAAAGAAAACGGCACCGTGCGCTTGGCGGTTGCCACCATGCAATAGCCTGCGGCGTCCGTATGGCCCGTCTTTAGACCATCCACCGTGGGGTCGCGAAACAGCAGTAAATTGCGATTGCTGTCATTGGCCGCGGGTGTACCGGGGTAGCGATACTTCTTGATAGCGTAGACGTGGACGTAATCGGGAAAGTCGGACATCAAGCGCGTGGCGAGAATACTCAAATCACGGGCAGTCGTGGTGTGGCCCGCTTCGGTCAAACCTTCAGGATTTTTGTAACTGGTCGACTTCATGCCAAGGGCTTGGGCTTGATCGTTCATCAACTGCACGAAGTGTTCGGCAGTGCCGCCTACGCCTTCCGCCAAGGCCATCGTCGCGTCGTTGCCCGACTGCACAATCATGCCTTTAATGAGGTCTTCCACTGGCACCTGCATCTTAGGGTCAATGAACATGCGAGATCCCGGCATTTTCCAAGCACGCTCGCTGACAGACAAGGTCTGTTTAAGGTCAATTTTCTTGGACCGCAGCGCGTCAAACACTAGGTAAGCAGTCATCAGCTTGGTCAAAGAGGCTGGCTCTACAGGCGCATCTGCATCCTTAGTCGCCAGCACTTGTCCGCTGGTTACATCCATGAGCAAGTAGGCACGTGCAGCAACTTCAGGCGCTTGCGGGGCCTGGGCCGACACCGTCAGAGAAAAAACAGCCATTAAGGCAGCAAAAAACAGTTTCATGGGACTCAATCAAAAACAAGTGCAGTCGAGACTGCACCAAACAAATACGCAACGCTCAGGCCGCAACTGGGGCCTGGATATGACGGACGAGCAACTGGCGCAGCAGCCCCAATTGTCCATGAAAGAAATGCTCCACCCCGGGGATCACGGTCACTGGCAGGGTTTGGGGGCGTGCCCAGTTCATTACATCAATCAGGGGCACCGTCTCATCTTGCTCCCCATGCAGCACTAAAGTTCGTGCGTGCAAGTCCGATGGAACAGGGGCCACCGTGAACCGACTGGCCGCTGTGCCCACCAGCACCAGCTTCTCCAACGGACGCGCTGGCCATAGTGCCTGCACCGCGTGACTGGTGACAAAGGCGCCAAATGAGAAGCCCGCCAAGGCCAGCAGACCGCTTGGCGCTTGCTGTGCGACCACGGCAAGCAAGTCTTCCATTTCGCCGCGCCCTTCGTCGTAGACGCCGGCACTGGCCCCGACACCGCGAAAGTTAAAGCGCACCGCTTGCCAGCCACACATCACAAAGGCGCGGGCGATGGTTTGCACCACCTTGTTGTCCATCGTGCCGCCAAACAAGGAATGTGGATGGGCAATCACCGCCACACCCAAGGGGGCCGACCAAACGTCGGGGTCAGGCAAGTCGCAGAGCGCTTCAATCGCACCACTTGCCCCATCCAATTGTATTTTTTGGGTTCTTGAATTCATTTAAATGCTATGTAAATAATAGCTAAATAGGCAACTTTCATGGGCGTCAATGGCTTTTTTGCCCCATACGCCAGCTCTGACGCAAAGAAAGTGTCTAGCGTCCCAAGTGGTCGGGCACCACCAAACGATCCACCACTTTGCCATTCTTCAAATGAGACTCGACGATCTCATCAATGTCAGCCGCATCGACAAACGTGTACCAGACCGCCTCAGGGTAGACCACGGCCACGGGCCCCGCTGCGCAACGGTCCAAACA is from Rhodoferax aquaticus and encodes:
- the tuf gene encoding elongation factor Tu, which produces MGKEKFTRTKPHVNVGTIGHVDHGKTTLTAAITTVLASKFGGQAKAYDQIDAAPEEKARGITINTAHVEYETANRHYAHVDCPGHADYVKNMITGAAQMDGAILVCSAADGPMPQTREHILLARQVGVPYIIVFLNKCDMVDDAELLELVEMEVRELLSKYDFPGDDTPIIHGSAKLAMEGDKGALGEEAIMKLADALDTYIPLPERAVDGAFLMPVEDVFSISGRGTVVTGRVERGIVKVGEEIEIVGIADTQKTTCTGVEMFRKLLDQGQAGDNVGILLRGTKREDVQRGQVLCKPGSIKPHTHFTGEIYVLSKDEGGRHTPFFNNYRPQFYFRTTDVTGAIELPEGKEMVMPGDNVSITVKLINPIAMEEGLRFAIREGGRTVGAGVVAKIIA
- a CDS encoding D-alanyl-D-alanine carboxypeptidase family protein — translated: MKLFFAALMAVFSLTVSAQAPQAPEVAARAYLLMDVTSGQVLATKDADAPVEPASLTKLMTAYLVFDALRSKKIDLKQTLSVSERAWKMPGSRMFIDPKMQVPVEDLIKGMIVQSGNDATMALAEGVGGTAEHFVQLMNDQAQALGMKSTSYKNPEGLTEAGHTTTARDLSILATRLMSDFPDYVHVYAIKKYRYPGTPAANDSNRNLLLFRDPTVDGLKTGHTDAAGYCMVATAKRTVPFSLLAAEGAVPAPSSGTRRLLSIVLGAESENARANESQKLLNWGFTAFEMVKLYDAGQAVVTPNVWKGLASTVKLGRTQPIVIAVPSGSSVKLKTQVVRADPLVAPIAKGAVVATLRVLSGEQSVAEVPLVALDGIEQAGVVGRAWDAMRLWIR
- the fusA gene encoding elongation factor G, whose protein sequence is MARTTPIERYRNIGISAHIDAGKTTTTERILFYTGVNHKIGEVHDGAATMDWMEQEQERGITITSAATTCFWKGMDASFPEHRINIIDTPGHVDFTIEVERSMRVLDGACMVYCAVGGVQPQSETVWRQANKYKVPRLAFVNKMDRTGANFFKVVEQMKLRLRASPVPVVIPIGAEENFTGVVDLRKMKAIIWDEASQGMKFTFEEIPAELLATAKEWREKMVEAAAEATEELMNKYLEEGDLTEEEITAGLRARTIAGEIQPMLCGTAFKNKGVQRMLDAVIELMPSPLDVKAIKGFDEDEKETTRKADDSEKFAALAFKLMTDPFVGQLTFVRVYSGVLKKGDTVYNAVRGKKERIGRIVQMHANNREEVDEIRAGDIAACVGLKDVTTGETLCDPAAVITLERMVFPDSVIRQAVEPKTKADQEKMGIALNRLAAEDPSFRVQTDEESGQTIIGGQGELHLEIIVDRMKREFGVEANVGKPQVAYRETIRKTVEDAEGKFVRQSGGKGQYGHVVLKIEPNEAGKGNEFVDAIKGGVVPREFIPAVEKGFLEAVTQGVLAGYPVVDVKVTLHFGSYHDVDSNELAFKMAAIFGFKEGCRKANPVILEPMMAVEVETPEDYAGNVMGDLSSRRGMVQGMDDMMGGGKAIKAEVPLSEMFGYSTTLRSMSQGRATYTMEFKHYAEAPRNVSEAIMAARAK
- the rpsL gene encoding 30S ribosomal protein S12; this translates as MPTINQLVRQGREVETIKSKSPAMQNSPQRRGVCTRVYTTTPKKPNSALRKVAKVRLTNGFEVISYIGGEGHNLQEHSVVLVRGGRVKDLPGVRYHIVRGSLDLQGVKDRKQSRSKYGAKRPKAK
- the rpsG gene encoding 30S ribosomal protein S7 → MPRRREVPKREILPDPKFGNVELSKFMNVIMEGGKKAVAERIIYGAIELIAKKHPDKDPVEAFTVAINNVKPMVEVKSRRVGGANYQVPVEVRPVRRLALSMRWIKEAARKRGEKSMAQRLANELLEATEGRGGAMKKRDEVHRMAEANKAFSHFRF
- a CDS encoding alpha/beta hydrolase, with product MNSRTQKIQLDGASGAIEALCDLPDPDVWSAPLGVAVIAHPHSLFGGTMDNKVVQTIARAFVMCGWQAVRFNFRGVGASAGVYDEGRGEMEDLLAVVAQQAPSGLLALAGFSFGAFVTSHAVQALWPARPLEKLVLVGTAASRFTVAPVPSDLHARTLVLHGEQDETVPLIDVMNWARPQTLPVTVIPGVEHFFHGQLGLLRQLLVRHIQAPVAA